The DNA segment CTGCATTGGGCATTCTTATTTTTGGTTTAGGTAATGAAAATCTTGAAACTGATAATCTATATTCTAGCAATATTTCATTTCATCCACCAAAATTCTTTTCTGGTTTTTCAATTTTTCCTCTCCAATTACGCTTTGATATTTTTGTAGTATTGTTGTTAATGCCATTAAATTTTCTATTATTTTTAAAATCAAGACAAGGAGCAAAACATGCTCAATCCATGCAAATTCTAATATCTGGAATACTAATCTCAGGTCCAATTGTAACTGGATTTTTTGATTTTCTTATTAACCCATATCGTCTTGTACCTATGATTGTGTTTTTTGCAATTGGATTTGGTTTACTTTTTGAAAAAAATTATTTTTCAAAAATTAATTGCCAATAATTTGTAAATGTATCATCCTTATGAGTCAAATATCCATGCCATCTTCCTATAATGACTGGAAATTCTATATCTTCACTTTGGAGTTGATCTACATATATGATTCCAGTTCCTGACATCATTCCAGGATTTTTTATATCAATTTTATTATCGGTAATTGATAAGAAAGATAAAACATATTCTCTATCTTCACTTTGAACAGTTTCAGATCTATATTGAATAAGTAATGAGTTAAGTATCTGATCTATGTCTTTATGTGCAGCTTTTCCTATTAGATCTGACTCCATATATCCAATTAAATTTCCATTTTTATCTCTAACAATAGTTTGAAGATAACCATCGATATCATCAGTAGTAAATGATTTGTAAAGACCACGTTTTAATTCAATAGCCTGTTTATGATCAGGATCATTTGACAAGATTATATTTAATATATCAATTGCATAATCCAACTGTTTATCTAATGCAAGAGAACTTGCTTTATTTAATAATGCATTAGTATTATTCGGTTCCATCAATAAAATTTTATCAAAATAAACTCTTGACTCTTCATATTTTTCCAAATGTCCTACTAAAGTCCCTTTATTGTTTAATGTTTTAATGTGATTTGGATTGATCT comes from the Candidatus Nitrosopumilus sediminis genome and includes:
- a CDS encoding tetratricopeptide repeat protein, whose translation is MQKKYFIIIVLLFIFPYSNFAESENNIEELLEKGTYYFKEEINYQESMKYFDQVLLLDPNNVEALNGKGAIFIRYGNFTAAEYFFDKALEINPNHIKTLNNKGTLVGHLEKYEESRVYFDKILLMEPNNTNALLNKASSLALDKQLDYAIDILNIILSNDPDHKQAIELKRGLYKSFTTDDIDGYLQTIVRDKNGNLIGYMESDLIGKAAHKDIDQILNSLLIQYRSETVQSEDREYVLSFLSITDNKIDIKNPGMMSGTGIIYVDQLQSEDIEFPVIIGRWHGYLTHKDDTFTNYWQLIFEK